One segment of Thermosynechococcus sp. HN-54 DNA contains the following:
- a CDS encoding alpha/beta fold hydrolase — MTSTLPPTTAFPTADWHWRGHRIRYGVDGSGAPVVLVHGFGASIGHWRKNIPALAAAGYRVYALDLLGFGASAKPDLTYSLDLWAELLADFWQAHIGEPVVWVGNSIGGLLCLMMAARYGHTCRAVSVLNCAGGLNHRPNELNWTQSLFTAIFRALVASPIIGHLIFNQIRQPERIRKTLTQVYANPDAITDELVELLHRPAMDVGAKEVFARVISAPPGPKIVDLLPQIQVPILVLWGEVDPWTPVSGAKHFEAHQDRLPIRIERLPHTGHCPHDDRPELVNPILIEWLQQLGQI; from the coding sequence ATGACCTCTACGCTCCCACCAACAACAGCATTTCCCACCGCAGACTGGCACTGGCGGGGTCATCGCATTCGCTACGGAGTTGACGGCAGTGGTGCGCCAGTGGTTTTAGTCCATGGCTTTGGTGCCTCCATTGGTCACTGGCGCAAAAATATCCCTGCGCTCGCAGCAGCTGGCTACCGTGTCTATGCCCTTGATTTACTGGGTTTTGGTGCCTCAGCAAAGCCGGATTTAACCTACAGCTTGGACTTGTGGGCAGAGTTACTAGCCGATTTTTGGCAGGCTCATATTGGTGAACCGGTAGTTTGGGTGGGCAACTCGATTGGTGGTCTGCTGTGTTTGATGATGGCGGCTCGCTACGGTCATACCTGTCGCGCTGTCAGTGTCCTCAATTGCGCCGGGGGACTGAACCACCGTCCCAATGAATTGAACTGGACGCAGAGTCTCTTTACAGCCATTTTTCGTGCCTTGGTGGCGTCCCCCATCATTGGTCACCTGATTTTCAATCAGATTCGGCAGCCAGAGCGCATCCGCAAAACGCTGACCCAAGTCTATGCTAATCCCGATGCCATTACCGATGAGTTGGTGGAGCTGTTGCACCGGCCAGCAATGGATGTGGGTGCCAAGGAGGTCTTTGCCCGTGTGATTTCGGCACCGCCGGGACCGAAAATTGTGGATTTGCTGCCACAGATTCAAGTGCCGATTCTCGTGCTGTGGGGCGAGGTGGATCCGTGGACACCCGTCTCCGGGGCGAAGCACTTTGAAGCCCACCAAGATCGCCTGCCGATTCGCATTGAGCGGCTTCCCCATACCGGCCACTGTCCCCATGACGATCGCCCGGAGCTAGTGAACCCCATTTTAATTGAGTGGTTGCAGCAGTTGGGTCAAATCTAG